In Magnetospirillum sp. XM-1, a single window of DNA contains:
- a CDS encoding squalene/phytoene synthase family protein: MSAPIPPSSGLSHAASLVSRFDRDRFATALFAPLEQREALMLLYAFNVEIALVLESVREPMAGMIRLQWWQDTLIAGLDGGTCDNHPVARPLCALIRDRNLPLEAFDDLISARRDDLEGMAPADLAAAERQAERSSAALTALALAVLGDKTEDSRRLGRHVGIAWGLVGNLRALGHHLSIGKLTLPEDLLCAAGTSGEAVREGAASTDSLTQVARILGGQARHHLSEARRLRATRSGLPAVLPAILADGYLQVIEKAGWNPFDSRVSQSRPRPIRLMLAHLTGRI, encoded by the coding sequence ATGTCCGCCCCGATCCCTCCGTCCTCAGGCCTGTCCCATGCCGCCTCGCTCGTCTCCAGGTTCGATCGCGACCGCTTCGCCACCGCGCTGTTCGCGCCCCTGGAGCAGCGGGAAGCGCTGATGCTGCTCTACGCCTTCAACGTGGAAATCGCCCTGGTTCTGGAAAGCGTGCGCGAGCCCATGGCCGGCATGATCCGGTTGCAATGGTGGCAGGACACCCTGATCGCCGGATTGGATGGCGGAACCTGCGACAATCATCCCGTGGCCCGGCCCTTGTGCGCGCTGATCCGGGACCGGAACCTGCCGCTCGAGGCGTTCGACGATTTGATCTCGGCGCGGCGCGACGATCTGGAAGGGATGGCGCCTGCCGATCTGGCGGCGGCCGAACGTCAGGCCGAGCGCAGTTCGGCGGCGCTCACCGCTCTGGCGCTGGCGGTCCTGGGGGACAAAACCGAGGATTCCCGCCGGCTTGGGCGCCATGTGGGCATCGCCTGGGGGCTGGTCGGCAACCTGCGGGCCTTGGGTCATCATCTGTCAATCGGCAAGTTGACGCTACCCGAGGACCTGCTGTGCGCCGCCGGCACCAGCGGTGAGGCGGTGAGGGAAGGTGCGGCGTCAACCGACTCGTTGACGCAGGTCGCCCGCATCCTCGGCGGCCAGGCCCGCCATCATCTGTCCGAGGCCCGCCGTCTCCGTGCGACGCGCAGCGGCCTGCCGGCGGTTCTTCCGGCGATCCTCGCCGACGGCTATCTGCAAGTCATTGAAAAGGCAGGGTGGAATCCCTTCGACAGCCGGGTGTCCCAGTCCCGGCCGCGCCCGATCCGCCTGATGCTGGCCCATTTGACGGGGCGTATCTGA
- the hpnC gene encoding squalene synthase HpnC yields MSRAAAAPLPAASKTAGQENFPVASLLLPKHKRATIMAYYHFARHADDVADSPSLTPEEKVAGLDALDRGLHGTETGPALALAEDYRRAVNGESAMIEHASQLLHAFRRDSVRDYCEDWADLMSYCRYSAAPVGRFLLDLHGESHDTFAPSDALCAALQVLNHLQDCGKDYRELRRVYIPRDWLQAQGLTIQVLEGGFSPRELRQVLDRMLDATDGLIELARPLPGMVKDLRMRLQCAVTVRVAEQLSAKLRRGDPLAERVKLSKLDYAGVFLVGLWRGLTA; encoded by the coding sequence TTGTCCCGCGCCGCCGCCGCCCCCCTCCCCGCCGCCAGCAAGACCGCCGGCCAGGAAAATTTCCCGGTGGCCTCGCTGCTGCTGCCCAAGCACAAGCGGGCCACCATCATGGCCTATTACCATTTTGCCCGGCATGCGGACGACGTGGCGGATTCGCCCAGTCTCACGCCCGAGGAGAAGGTGGCCGGGCTCGACGCGCTCGACCGCGGCCTGCACGGAACCGAGACCGGCCCGGCCCTGGCGCTGGCCGAGGATTACCGCCGGGCGGTCAACGGCGAGAGCGCGATGATCGAGCACGCCTCGCAGCTCCTCCACGCCTTCCGCCGCGATTCCGTGCGCGATTACTGCGAGGATTGGGCCGACCTGATGAGCTATTGCCGCTATTCGGCTGCGCCGGTCGGTCGCTTCCTGCTGGATCTGCACGGCGAATCCCACGACACCTTCGCGCCGTCCGACGCGCTCTGCGCGGCGCTGCAGGTGCTGAACCACCTGCAGGATTGCGGCAAGGATTACCGCGAATTGCGCCGCGTCTACATTCCCCGCGACTGGCTGCAGGCCCAGGGGCTGACCATCCAGGTGCTGGAAGGCGGCTTCAGCCCGCGTGAGCTGCGCCAGGTGCTCGACCGCATGCTGGACGCCACCGACGGGCTGATCGAACTGGCCCGGCCGCTGCCCGGCATGGTCAAGGATCTGCGCATGCGGCTGCAATGCGCCGTCACCGTGCGGGTGGCCGAGCAATTGTCGGCCAAGCTTCGCCGGGGCGATCCCCTGGCCGAACGGGTCAAGCTCAGCAAGCTCGACTATGCCGGGGTGTTCCTGGTCGGGCTTTGGCGCGGGTTGACGGCGTGA
- a CDS encoding FAD-dependent oxidoreductase yields MTSQGTLHVVGAGLAGLAAGVAAAKAGTRVVLHEAAGHAGGRCRSFLDERLGRVIDNGSHLVLGANRTALAYARATGGIEAMVAAPPAFPFVDLLTGKSWTVSPKRLPAGLGEIFKALGLPWTGKAETVASRLGRTPSFTRLWLPMCEAIMNTAPDEASARMFAWTMRKALLGGSDALVPWTFPAGLSAALVAPALATLALFGAETHFRRRLKALRPDALVFDDAEVRLNAADRVVLALPPWAVETLLPGSTPAAMPTRPIVNAHFRCAQPVELPHGSHFLGLVHASGHWLFARGDVLSVTVSVAGALVDLDNESIADRLWDEIRRALGMPPIAPPPYRIMKEKRATLAHDPLTIVARPGPVTGLDRVFLAGDWIASPWPCTIEAAICSGLAAARLALARPGLTF; encoded by the coding sequence GTGACGTCGCAAGGCACCCTGCATGTGGTGGGCGCCGGCCTCGCCGGGCTCGCCGCAGGAGTAGCCGCCGCCAAGGCCGGCACGCGCGTGGTGCTGCACGAGGCGGCGGGCCATGCCGGCGGGCGCTGCCGCTCGTTCCTGGACGAGCGGCTGGGCCGGGTGATCGACAACGGCAGCCATCTGGTCCTGGGCGCCAACCGCACCGCGCTGGCCTATGCGCGGGCCACCGGCGGCATCGAGGCCATGGTGGCGGCGCCGCCGGCCTTTCCCTTCGTCGACCTGCTCACCGGCAAGTCGTGGACGGTCAGCCCCAAGCGCCTGCCCGCCGGGCTAGGCGAGATCTTCAAGGCGCTCGGCCTGCCCTGGACCGGCAAGGCCGAGACGGTGGCCAGCCGCCTGGGGCGGACTCCCTCCTTTACCCGCCTGTGGCTGCCCATGTGCGAGGCGATCATGAACACCGCGCCCGACGAGGCGTCGGCCCGCATGTTCGCCTGGACCATGCGCAAGGCGCTGCTGGGCGGCTCGGACGCCCTGGTCCCCTGGACCTTTCCCGCCGGCCTGTCCGCCGCCCTGGTGGCGCCGGCCCTGGCGACGCTGGCGCTGTTCGGGGCCGAGACCCATTTCCGCCGCCGATTAAAGGCGCTTCGGCCCGACGCCCTGGTCTTCGACGACGCCGAGGTGCGCCTGAACGCCGCCGACCGTGTGGTCCTGGCCCTGCCGCCCTGGGCGGTGGAGACCCTGCTGCCCGGTTCGACCCCCGCCGCCATGCCGACGCGCCCCATCGTCAACGCCCATTTCCGCTGCGCCCAGCCGGTGGAACTGCCCCATGGCAGCCATTTCCTCGGCCTGGTGCATGCCTCCGGCCACTGGCTGTTCGCCCGTGGCGACGTCTTGTCGGTGACGGTGTCGGTGGCCGGCGCGCTGGTGGACCTCGACAACGAATCCATCGCCGACCGCCTGTGGGACGAAATCCGCCGGGCGCTGGGAATGCCGCCCATCGCGCCGCCGCCCTACCGCATCATGAAGGAAAAGCGGGCCACCCTGGCCCACGACCCGTTGACCATCGTCGCCCGCCCCGGTCCGGTCACCGGCCTTGATCGGGTTTTTCTCGCCGGCGACTGGATTGCCTCGCCCTGGCCCTGTACCATAGAGGCCGCCATCTGCAGCGGCCTTGCCGCCGCGCGGTTGGCGCTGGCGCGTCCGGGCCTGACCTTTTGA
- a CDS encoding superoxide dismutase, which translates to MAFELPPLPFAIDALEPHISARTFEFHHGKHHAAYVTNLNNLTKDTDLASKSLEEVIKVAAADLPAKQGIFNNAAQVWNHTFFWNCMKKGGGGKPGAKLLARIESDLGGFDKFKEDFKAAAVGQFGSGWAWLVLDGGKLKITKTANADLPMAHGQKALLTVDVWEHAYYLDWQNRRPDFVQCFLDNLVNWDFVEANLG; encoded by the coding sequence ATGGCTTTTGAGCTTCCGCCGCTCCCCTTCGCCATCGACGCGCTGGAGCCCCACATTTCCGCCCGCACCTTCGAGTTCCATCACGGCAAGCATCACGCCGCCTATGTGACCAACCTCAACAACCTGACCAAGGACACCGATCTGGCGTCCAAGTCCCTGGAAGAGGTGATCAAGGTGGCCGCCGCCGATCTGCCGGCCAAGCAGGGCATCTTCAACAATGCCGCCCAGGTGTGGAACCACACCTTCTTCTGGAACTGCATGAAGAAGGGCGGCGGCGGCAAGCCGGGTGCGAAGCTGCTGGCCAGGATCGAGTCCGATCTGGGCGGCTTCGACAAGTTCAAGGAAGACTTCAAGGCCGCCGCCGTGGGCCAGTTCGGTTCGGGCTGGGCCTGGCTGGTTCTGGATGGCGGCAAGCTGAAAATCACCAAGACCGCCAACGCCGACCTGCCCATGGCCCACGGCCAGAAGGCGCTGCTGACCGTCGACGTGTGGGAGCACGCCTATTACCTGGACTGGCAGAACCGCCGCCCCGACTTCGTCCAGTGCTTCCTGGACAATCTGGTGAACTGGGACTTCGTCGAAGCCAATCTGGGCTGA
- a CDS encoding sensor histidine kinase: MVTGTEASATPSLRPSTIARRWALALITVLVVIAAIHLKAAWNRANSNAERLLTALTRTLEHQVDTSLRSIDNLLLEASQRVDPARWPDPSLVQWFQSRLGAFPEIRQMVVFGQDGKNSGIILQANGILNFPVDISDREHFQDHVGNPRSNTLNIGVPVLSRIDNHPTIPLSRAIVDTEGRFKGVVSAAFDPMFLVEVLEKLLIEEPGGISVIRRDGIFLARLPEPETSLGRSTAMSPLFQKYLPQAPSGVVRFVSVTDGNAKIVSYGTLERYPVVATIGVTQATAFAEFHREAAWVAAVVITLSAALFWLATLSDRREYSRRLLAASLERQSHVLEEQVAERTRHLRITQAAAEEKARQLAVANADLEQFTHVAAHDLQEPLRSITSFVQLLQHRYRNRLDVEANEFIDYTVAGTKRMQQQLLDLLAYSQIRSRGNIFVPVDMNSVAAEAGNLLAGEIGRYGATLHVGDLPTLTADREQMVTLFENLIANAVKYHRPDHPSAVDVGAEIDEVSGGWTFWVRDDGIGIEPQYAERIFTIFQKLHGREEDEGTGIGLAICKRIVERHGGRIWVEPSPGGGATFRFTLPTIPPGE, from the coding sequence ATGGTTACCGGAACCGAGGCTTCCGCAACTCCGTCGTTGCGGCCGAGCACCATTGCCCGGCGCTGGGCCCTGGCGCTGATCACCGTGCTGGTGGTGATCGCCGCCATCCACCTCAAGGCCGCCTGGAACCGGGCCAACAGCAATGCCGAACGCCTGCTGACCGCCCTGACCCGGACCCTGGAGCATCAGGTCGACACCAGCCTGCGCAGCATCGACAATCTGCTGCTGGAAGCCAGCCAGCGCGTCGACCCGGCACGGTGGCCGGACCCCAGCCTCGTCCAGTGGTTCCAAAGCCGGCTCGGCGCCTTTCCCGAAATCCGGCAAATGGTGGTTTTCGGCCAGGACGGCAAGAATTCCGGCATCATCCTCCAGGCGAACGGAATTCTGAACTTTCCCGTGGATATCTCGGATCGCGAGCACTTCCAGGACCATGTCGGCAATCCCCGGAGCAACACGCTTAATATCGGCGTTCCGGTCCTCAGCCGCATCGACAACCACCCCACCATCCCGCTGTCGCGCGCCATCGTCGATACCGAAGGACGGTTCAAGGGCGTGGTGTCCGCCGCCTTCGATCCCATGTTTCTGGTCGAGGTCCTGGAAAAGTTGCTGATCGAGGAACCGGGGGGCATCTCGGTCATCCGGCGGGACGGCATCTTCCTGGCAAGGCTGCCCGAGCCGGAGACGTCCCTTGGACGCTCCACCGCCATGAGCCCCCTGTTCCAGAAATATCTGCCACAGGCGCCGTCCGGCGTCGTGCGCTTCGTATCGGTCACCGACGGCAACGCCAAGATCGTCAGCTATGGAACCCTGGAGCGCTATCCGGTGGTCGCCACCATCGGCGTGACCCAGGCAACCGCCTTTGCCGAGTTCCATCGCGAGGCGGCCTGGGTCGCCGCCGTGGTGATCACCTTGTCGGCGGCGCTGTTCTGGCTGGCCACATTATCGGACCGGCGGGAATATTCGCGCCGGCTGCTGGCCGCCAGCCTGGAACGGCAAAGCCATGTCCTGGAGGAGCAAGTGGCGGAACGGACCCGCCATCTGCGGATCACCCAGGCCGCTGCCGAGGAAAAGGCGCGCCAGCTGGCCGTCGCCAACGCCGACCTGGAACAGTTCACCCACGTGGCCGCCCACGACCTGCAGGAGCCGCTGCGCAGCATCACCAGCTTCGTCCAGCTGCTTCAGCACCGCTATCGCAACCGGCTCGACGTCGAGGCCAACGAGTTCATCGACTACACCGTGGCCGGCACCAAGCGCATGCAGCAGCAATTGCTGGACCTCTTGGCCTATTCGCAAATCCGCAGCCGCGGCAACATCTTCGTCCCGGTGGACATGAATTCCGTGGCGGCCGAGGCGGGAAACCTGCTGGCGGGGGAAATCGGGCGCTACGGCGCCACCCTCCACGTGGGGGATCTGCCGACCCTGACCGCCGATCGGGAACAGATGGTCACCCTGTTCGAGAACCTGATCGCCAACGCGGTGAAGTATCACCGTCCCGACCACCCCTCCGCCGTGGACGTGGGGGCCGAAATCGACGAGGTCTCGGGAGGATGGACCTTCTGGGTCAGGGATGACGGCATCGGCATCGAGCCACAATACGCCGAGCGCATCTTCACCATCTTCCAGAAGCTTCACGGCCGGGAGGAAGACGAAGGCACCGGCATCGGCCTGGCCATCTGCAAGCGTATCGTCGAGCGTCACGGCGGCCGGATCTGGGTCGAGCCCTCGCCCGGCGGAGGAGCCACCTTCCGCTTCACCCTGCCGACCATTCCCCCCGGGGAGTAA
- a CDS encoding Mth938-like domain-containing protein, with translation MDITPLIPSGRQIVKGYGDGGFTISGIRWEGSVLVLPDRTQSWGVTELSQVTEESLSPILNLAERPRLLLLGCGQRMALVPAALRMALRQAGITLELMDTGGACRTYNVLVSEERSVAAALIAV, from the coding sequence ATGGACATCACGCCCCTCATTCCGTCCGGCCGGCAGATCGTCAAGGGATACGGCGATGGTGGCTTCACCATCTCCGGCATCCGCTGGGAGGGTTCGGTCCTGGTGCTGCCCGACCGCACCCAATCCTGGGGGGTGACCGAGCTGTCCCAGGTCACCGAGGAAAGCCTGTCGCCGATCTTGAACTTGGCCGAGCGGCCGAGGCTGCTGCTGCTGGGCTGCGGCCAGCGCATGGCGCTGGTTCCCGCCGCCCTGCGCATGGCCTTGCGCCAGGCGGGGATCACCCTGGAACTGATGGATACCGGCGGGGCGTGCCGCACCTACAACGTGCTGGTGTCCGAGGAACGCTCGGTGGCCGCCGCGCTGATCGCGGTCTAG
- the secF gene encoding protein translocase subunit SecF — protein sequence MNFYSRWVATKKPNYDFIRLRFFAFGITALLILGSFASILVKGFNYGIDFAGGILIEAHTTGGEADLHHMRGTLEALRLGEVSLQGFGNTGRDVMIRVQKQAGDEKAQMAALGKVKEALGAGYEYKRVEIVGPKVGEELKRDGVLAVALAVLAIAAYVWFRFEWQFGVGALIAIFHDVITTFGLFSISGLEFNLTSVAAILTIAGYSINETVVEYDRVRENLRKYKTMPLYDLLNLSVNETLARTILTVSTVSISVLALLILGGEVLRGFSIAMLWGLIIGTFSSIYVSMPVLVYFNLRTGKETEEAETAEGGPAAAP from the coding sequence ATGAACTTCTATTCCCGCTGGGTCGCCACCAAGAAGCCGAATTACGACTTCATCCGTCTGCGCTTCTTCGCCTTCGGCATCACCGCCCTGCTGATCCTGGGCTCGTTCGCGTCCATCCTCGTCAAGGGGTTCAATTACGGCATCGACTTCGCCGGCGGCATCCTGATCGAGGCCCACACCACCGGGGGCGAGGCGGACCTGCACCACATGCGCGGCACGCTGGAAGCCCTGAGGCTGGGCGAGGTGTCGCTGCAGGGCTTCGGCAACACCGGCCGCGACGTGATGATCCGCGTGCAGAAGCAGGCGGGCGACGAGAAGGCCCAGATGGCGGCGCTCGGCAAGGTCAAGGAGGCGCTGGGCGCCGGCTACGAGTACAAGCGGGTCGAGATCGTCGGCCCCAAGGTCGGCGAGGAACTGAAGCGCGACGGCGTGCTGGCCGTGGCCCTGGCGGTGCTGGCCATCGCCGCCTATGTCTGGTTCCGCTTCGAGTGGCAGTTCGGCGTCGGTGCGCTGATCGCCATCTTCCACGACGTGATCACCACCTTCGGCCTATTCTCCATTTCGGGCCTGGAATTCAACCTGACCTCGGTGGCGGCCATCCTCACCATCGCCGGCTATTCCATCAACGAGACGGTGGTGGAATACGACCGCGTGCGCGAAAACCTGCGCAAGTACAAGACCATGCCGCTCTACGACCTGTTGAACCTGTCGGTCAACGAGACCCTGGCGCGCACCATCCTGACGGTGTCCACCGTTTCCATCAGCGTGCTGGCCCTCTTGATCCTGGGCGGCGAGGTGCTGCGCGGCTTCTCCATCGCCATGCTGTGGGGCCTGATCATCGGCACCTTCTCGTCCATCTACGTTTCCATGCCGGTGCTGGTCTACTTCAACCTGCGCACCGGCAAGGAGACCGAGGAAGCCGAGACGGCCGAGGGCGGACCGGCCGCCGCGCCGTAA
- the secD gene encoding protein translocase subunit SecD, whose protein sequence is MLHYPRWKLAMVAVIAILGIVFVFPNLLTREQADRLPHWLQPVSLGLDLQGGSYLLLEVDTGYVVREQLTSLVETVRTTLRKEKIKYSDLGAKGDLVNVRIIDAEDRARARELLRKLDPDAALDAKDDGSMVLKYSEQAVKARKLSAVDQSLEIVRRRIDELGTREPSIQRQGEDRIVVQLPGVKDPDRIKALLGKTAKLTFHLLDDSTSAEEAGRGRVPPGSMLLPSAEKERGMPESYVVRKRVEVGGDMLTDSKATYSEGRPVVSFRFNAAGGKKFGDATRENAGKFLAIVLDEKVISAPRINEPILGGSGIISGSFTVQQAQDLSLLLRAGALPAPLQVLEERTVGPDLGADSIQAGTVASGVGLLAVAFFMVVIYGVLGVLANVALVFNLILLMALLSALGATLTLPGIAGIVLTMGMAVDANVLIYERTREEQRRGRSILSAVQHGFDRAHATIFDANFTHMIAALLLYIFGTGPIRGFAVTLGIGIMTSQFTAVNITRLMVAIWIAVRRPKALPL, encoded by the coding sequence ATGCTCCACTATCCTCGTTGGAAGCTCGCAATGGTGGCGGTGATCGCCATCCTGGGCATCGTCTTCGTCTTCCCCAACCTGCTGACGCGTGAGCAGGCCGACCGGCTGCCCCATTGGCTGCAGCCGGTCAGCCTGGGTCTCGACCTGCAGGGCGGCTCGTACCTGCTGCTGGAGGTGGACACCGGCTACGTGGTCCGCGAACAGCTGACCTCGCTGGTGGAAACCGTGCGCACCACGCTGCGCAAGGAAAAGATCAAGTACTCGGACCTGGGCGCCAAGGGCGACCTGGTCAACGTGCGGATCATCGACGCCGAGGACCGCGCCAGGGCGCGTGAACTGCTGCGCAAGCTCGACCCCGACGCCGCGCTCGACGCCAAGGACGACGGCTCCATGGTGCTGAAGTACTCGGAGCAGGCGGTCAAGGCGCGCAAGCTGTCGGCGGTGGACCAGTCGCTGGAGATCGTGCGCCGCCGCATCGACGAACTGGGCACCCGCGAGCCCTCGATCCAGCGCCAGGGCGAGGACCGCATCGTCGTCCAGCTGCCCGGCGTCAAGGATCCCGACCGCATCAAGGCCCTGCTGGGCAAGACCGCCAAGCTGACCTTCCACCTGCTCGACGATTCCACCTCCGCCGAGGAAGCGGGACGGGGCAGGGTGCCGCCCGGCTCCATGCTGCTGCCGTCCGCCGAGAAGGAGCGGGGCATGCCGGAATCCTACGTGGTCAGGAAGCGCGTCGAGGTGGGCGGCGACATGCTGACCGATTCCAAGGCCACCTACTCCGAGGGCCGCCCGGTGGTCAGCTTCCGCTTCAACGCCGCCGGCGGCAAGAAATTCGGCGACGCCACGCGTGAAAACGCCGGCAAGTTCCTGGCCATCGTCCTCGACGAGAAGGTGATCAGCGCGCCGCGCATCAACGAGCCCATCCTGGGCGGTTCGGGCATCATCTCGGGCAGCTTCACCGTGCAGCAGGCGCAGGATCTGTCGCTGCTGCTGCGTGCTGGCGCCCTGCCGGCGCCGCTGCAGGTTCTCGAGGAGCGCACCGTCGGCCCCGATCTGGGCGCCGATTCCATCCAGGCCGGCACCGTCGCCAGCGGCGTCGGCCTGCTGGCGGTGGCTTTCTTCATGGTGGTGATCTACGGCGTCCTGGGCGTGCTGGCCAACGTGGCCCTGGTGTTCAATCTGATCCTGCTGATGGCGCTGCTGTCGGCCCTGGGCGCGACGCTGACGCTTCCCGGTATCGCCGGCATCGTGCTGACCATGGGCATGGCGGTGGACGCCAACGTCCTGATCTACGAGCGCACGCGCGAGGAGCAGCGCCGCGGCCGCTCCATCCTGTCGGCGGTGCAGCACGGTTTCGACCGGGCGCATGCCACCATCTTCGACGCCAACTTCACCCACATGATCGCGGCCCTGCTGCTGTACATCTTCGGTACCGGCCCCATTCGCGGTTTCGCCGTGACGCTGGGCATCGGTATCATGACGTCGCAGTTCACCGCCGTGAACATTACCCGGTTGATGGTCGCCATCTGGATCGCCGTCCGGCGTCCCAAGGCCCTGCCGCTCTAG
- the yajC gene encoding preprotein translocase subunit YajC, giving the protein MFVSPAYAQAAAGGGSMGALEQFLPLILIFVVFYFLLIRPQQKKMKQHKEMLGQLRRGDRVVTAGGILGTVNKLINDTEVSVEIAEGVRVRCLRSTITEVVSKTEPVAGDKAKDEKPEAEPAAEKADK; this is encoded by the coding sequence ATGTTCGTGTCGCCCGCTTATGCCCAAGCCGCCGCCGGTGGCGGTTCCATGGGAGCCCTGGAACAGTTTCTGCCTCTGATTCTGATCTTCGTGGTGTTCTATTTCCTGCTGATCCGTCCGCAGCAGAAGAAGATGAAGCAGCACAAGGAGATGCTGGGCCAGCTTCGCCGTGGCGACCGCGTCGTCACCGCCGGCGGCATTCTCGGCACCGTCAACAAGCTGATCAACGACACCGAAGTGTCGGTGGAGATCGCCGAGGGCGTGCGGGTCCGCTGCCTGCGCTCGACCATCACCGAGGTGGTGTCCAAGACCGAGCCGGTCGCCGGCGACAAGGCCAAGGACGAGAAGCCCGAAGCCGAGCCGGCCGCCGAAAAGGCCGACAAGTAG
- a CDS encoding ATP-binding protein: MPYADAVKALNRIAEALERLSPPPFATPDLSAADAYVWHADPDRLEPVPNVNRVDIELLQGIERQREQLMDNTRRFAEGYSANNALLWGARGTGKSSLVKAVHATINAERPGTLLLVEIHREDIPSLPRCLRLLKDSRRRAVLFCDDLSFDQQDDAYKSLKAVLDGGIEGRPSNVVFYATSNRRHLMARDMIDNERSTAINPGEAVEEKVSLSDRFGLWLGFHHVGQDTFFAIVEGYVAHYGLPISTEELHAQANEWSVTRGSRSGRVAWQFIQDLAGRLGKSV; the protein is encoded by the coding sequence ATGCCCTACGCCGACGCCGTCAAGGCCCTGAACCGTATCGCCGAGGCCCTGGAGCGCCTCTCGCCCCCGCCTTTCGCCACGCCGGACCTGTCGGCCGCCGACGCCTATGTCTGGCATGCCGACCCCGACCGGCTGGAGCCGGTGCCCAATGTCAATCGGGTTGACATCGAGCTGTTGCAGGGCATCGAGCGCCAGCGCGAGCAGCTGATGGACAACACAAGGCGCTTCGCGGAAGGGTATTCGGCCAACAACGCCCTGCTGTGGGGAGCGCGCGGCACCGGCAAGAGCTCACTGGTCAAGGCGGTGCACGCAACCATCAATGCCGAGAGGCCCGGCACCCTGCTGCTGGTGGAAATCCACCGCGAGGACATCCCGTCCCTGCCCCGCTGCCTGCGCCTGTTGAAGGACAGCAGGCGGCGCGCCGTGCTGTTCTGCGACGACCTGTCCTTCGACCAGCAGGACGACGCCTACAAGTCGCTGAAGGCGGTCCTGGACGGCGGCATAGAGGGCCGGCCTTCCAACGTGGTGTTCTACGCCACCTCCAACCGCCGCCACCTGATGGCCCGCGACATGATCGACAACGAGCGTTCGACGGCCATCAATCCCGGCGAGGCGGTGGAAGAAAAGGTGTCGCTGTCCGACCGCTTCGGCCTGTGGCTGGGCTTCCACCACGTGGGCCAGGACACCTTCTTCGCCATCGTCGAGGGCTATGTCGCCCATTACGGCCTGCCCATCTCCACCGAGGAACTGCACGCCCAGGCCAACGAATGGTCGGTGACGCGCGGCTCGCGCTCGGGCCGCGTGGCGTGGCAGTTCATCCAGGATCTGGCGGGGCGACTGGGGAAGAGCGTGTAG